Proteins co-encoded in one uncultured Bacteroides sp. genomic window:
- a CDS encoding AraC family transcriptional regulator → MVREKKEGLNFTLLNIGHAIHNADWNWTNVNSPFSRLFWVDGGNARIVLPDGTYNLIPGHLYLIPSFTLHGYECDGYFSLYYIHIYEEQIDNLSIIEQMNPAVEVKATEIDILLVKRLLEINPNRELKRYDPSFYDNSQTLVKNISENAQLPYYLLIETKGILQQLFSRFLKDAEQKIEVTDNRILKALSYIRKNIDKQININQLSELCFLTDDHFIRLFKNEMKCTPMQFINQKKIEKAQVMLILDDMPIKEIGYNLSFDNISYFNKLFKKLTGLTPSEYKRRLHM, encoded by the coding sequence ATGGTAAGAGAAAAAAAAGAGGGTCTGAACTTTACTTTGCTGAATATAGGACATGCTATTCACAATGCCGACTGGAACTGGACGAACGTGAACAGTCCGTTTTCAAGATTGTTTTGGGTGGATGGAGGAAATGCTAGAATTGTATTGCCTGATGGTACTTATAATCTTATTCCGGGACATTTGTATCTTATTCCGTCCTTCACCTTGCATGGTTATGAATGTGACGGATATTTTTCTTTGTATTATATCCATATTTATGAAGAACAAATTGATAATCTGAGTATTATAGAGCAGATGAATCCGGCTGTTGAGGTTAAGGCTACTGAAATTGATATTTTACTTGTAAAGCGTTTGCTTGAAATAAATCCCAATCGTGAACTGAAACGATATGATCCTTCATTCTACGATAATTCACAAACGCTTGTGAAAAATATTTCTGAAAATGCGCAGTTACCTTATTATTTACTGATAGAGACGAAAGGAATTTTGCAGCAGCTCTTTTCCAGGTTTCTTAAAGATGCAGAACAGAAGATTGAAGTTACCGACAACAGGATTCTAAAGGCTTTAAGTTATATCCGTAAGAATATAGATAAGCAGATCAATATTAATCAGCTTTCTGAATTATGTTTTCTCACAGATGATCATTTTATCAGGCTATTTAAAAATGAGATGAAATGTACTCCGATGCAATTCATTAATCAAAAAAAAATAGAAAAGGCTCAGGTAATGCTAATCCTTGATGATATGCCGATAAAGGAGATTGGCTATAACCTGTCTTTTGATAATATCTCTTATTTTAATAAGCTATTTAAAAAACTGACAGGTTTGACACCCAGTGAATATAAAAGGAGACTTCACATGTAA
- a CDS encoding alpha-L-fucosidase: MFGTTGFAQENFHHIQNTKEPMQTGKFEPTWESLKQYKVPEWYRNAKFGIWAHWGPQCQPEDGDWYGRGMYEEGSRQYKSHLKKYGHPSKSGFKDVIHEWKAEKWDPEKLVRLYKRAGAQYFFAMGNHHDNFDLWDSKYHNWNSTKIGPKKNILEGWAKAARHNGLPFGVSIHASHAWTWYETAQGADKQGPLAGVPYDGKLTKEDGKGTWWEGLDPQELYAQNHELSSRNQNPGAIHSQWDWADGASVPSKEYCENFYDRTVDMINKYHPDLLYFDDTALPLWPISDAGLNIAAHFYNSNMKRNNGKLNSVIFGKILTDEQKECLVWDVERGAPDKMQEKPWQTCSCIGDWHYNRSVYDDNRYKSAKTVIQMLADIVSKNGNLLLNIPVRGDGTIDDKEVAVLEGIAKWMDVNKECIFGTRPWNIFGEGPDAEKKNPMNAQGFNEGKNKYTAEDIRFTEKNGALYAIVMEWPESGKIVIKSLAADSPNYKENIKKVQLLGSGKVAFTRDNTGLIITLPKQKPDEIGLVLKINN; the protein is encoded by the coding sequence ATGTTCGGTACAACCGGCTTTGCTCAGGAGAATTTTCACCACATACAAAACACAAAAGAGCCCATGCAAACAGGAAAATTTGAGCCTACATGGGAATCACTGAAACAATACAAAGTACCCGAATGGTACCGCAATGCCAAGTTTGGCATCTGGGCACACTGGGGGCCTCAATGCCAACCTGAAGATGGCGACTGGTATGGTCGTGGAATGTACGAAGAGGGTTCTCGTCAGTATAAATCACACCTTAAAAAGTATGGTCATCCTTCTAAATCTGGCTTCAAAGACGTTATTCATGAATGGAAAGCCGAGAAATGGGATCCTGAAAAACTAGTCAGACTGTATAAGCGCGCAGGTGCTCAATACTTCTTTGCCATGGGTAATCATCACGATAATTTCGACCTTTGGGACAGTAAATACCATAACTGGAATTCCACCAAGATAGGTCCTAAGAAAAATATTCTTGAAGGCTGGGCCAAAGCTGCCAGACACAACGGTTTACCTTTCGGAGTTAGTATCCATGCCTCACATGCATGGACATGGTATGAAACAGCTCAGGGAGCCGACAAGCAAGGCCCTCTCGCCGGAGTTCCTTATGATGGGAAACTTACTAAAGAAGATGGTAAAGGTACATGGTGGGAAGGCTTAGATCCACAGGAACTATACGCACAGAATCATGAATTAAGTAGTAGAAACCAAAATCCAGGCGCTATCCACTCTCAATGGGATTGGGCAGATGGAGCATCCGTTCCCAGCAAGGAATATTGTGAAAATTTCTATGACAGAACTGTCGATATGATTAATAAGTACCATCCTGATTTACTCTATTTCGATGATACCGCTCTCCCATTATGGCCTATCAGTGATGCCGGCCTAAACATAGCTGCACATTTCTATAACAGCAACATGAAAAGAAACAACGGCAAACTAAATAGCGTTATTTTCGGTAAGATTCTTACCGATGAGCAAAAAGAGTGCCTTGTGTGGGACGTTGAAAGAGGTGCTCCGGACAAAATGCAAGAGAAGCCATGGCAAACATGTTCCTGCATCGGTGACTGGCATTACAATCGATCTGTATATGATGACAACCGATACAAATCAGCAAAAACAGTTATACAAATGCTTGCAGATATTGTGAGCAAAAACGGGAACCTGTTACTTAATATTCCTGTGCGTGGTGATGGAACCATTGATGATAAGGAAGTTGCCGTACTCGAAGGTATTGCAAAATGGATGGACGTAAACAAAGAGTGTATTTTTGGTACCCGTCCATGGAATATATTTGGTGAAGGTCCTGATGCAGAGAAAAAGAATCCAATGAACGCACAAGGATTCAATGAAGGTAAGAACAAATATACTGCTGAAGATATCCGCTTCACTGAAAAGAACGGAGCCTTGTATGCCATCGTAATGGAATGGCCTGAAAGTGGTAAAATAGTTATTAAATCACTTGCAGCAGACTCTCCGAACTACAAAGAAAATATCAAAA